The Polymorphobacter megasporae genome window below encodes:
- a CDS encoding YihY/virulence factor BrkB family protein, whose amino-acid sequence MSTSAPPTTTKLRLTGWGRTLLRVYKESDKDNLGLISAGVAYYGFLTLIPALGALVLTYGLVTDPGEVATQMRAIVQHVPADAAKLIDEQLTGVVASATGKKGLGLALALVLALYGAMKGAGAVVIALNVAYEAPENRSFVRTTLVNAAVTIGAVLVAVVALASGSVFAALGASAAGLTPLATALIKGASWLATAAIALTAVALLYRYAPARQQPRWQWITPGSLLTMIGFLAVTFGFGLYAKSFGHYGATYGSLGAVVVLLLWLYLSAYVLLLGAELNAALEKEAN is encoded by the coding sequence ATGTCGACGAGCGCACCCCCGACCACCACTAAATTGCGCCTGACTGGCTGGGGCCGGACGCTGCTCCGCGTTTACAAGGAGTCGGACAAGGACAATCTTGGGCTGATCTCCGCTGGCGTCGCTTATTACGGTTTCCTGACGCTGATCCCGGCACTCGGCGCACTGGTCCTAACCTATGGCCTCGTCACCGATCCTGGGGAGGTCGCGACCCAGATGCGCGCGATCGTCCAACATGTCCCGGCCGACGCCGCCAAGTTGATCGACGAGCAGCTGACCGGAGTGGTCGCGAGTGCGACCGGCAAGAAGGGCCTCGGCCTCGCGCTGGCGCTCGTGCTGGCGCTGTACGGCGCGATGAAGGGGGCGGGAGCGGTCGTCATCGCGCTCAACGTCGCCTATGAAGCTCCCGAGAATCGCAGCTTCGTCCGCACGACGCTGGTCAACGCTGCCGTGACCATTGGCGCTGTGTTGGTCGCAGTCGTCGCGCTGGCGTCGGGATCGGTCTTTGCTGCGCTCGGCGCGTCGGCTGCGGGGCTGACCCCGCTAGCAACCGCCTTGATCAAAGGTGCGTCATGGCTGGCTACGGCGGCAATCGCCTTGACGGCGGTCGCGCTCCTGTACCGCTACGCCCCCGCCCGACAACAGCCGCGCTGGCAATGGATTACGCCGGGATCGCTGTTGACGATGATCGGTTTCCTTGCGGTGACGTTCGGGTTCGGCCTCTACGCCAAGAGCTTCGGTCATTACGGCGCGACCTACGGCTCGCTCGGCGCGGTCGTCGTGCTGCTGCTGTGGCTGTACCTATCAGCCTATGTCTTGCTTCTCGGGGCCGAACTCAACGCCGCACTCGAGAAGGAAGCCAACTAA
- a CDS encoding PEPxxWA-CTERM sorting domain-containing protein yields the protein MNRIVKATFAALTCFGAVVAAPASADTIANPANSYGSPYLSGSLTGGNQTQYFGETFTAPISGNLTDFQFTLNTSTLQSVYGIVFAWDGTGPTTELYRSAVRSGAAGLFDFAPTGVLLTQGKTYVAFLSTFGLTGNSGLATVGSCLPFVGCASNSIPNLGTLVIGNVLGDGPVFNSLSYLDATFSATITAAAVPEPATWVLMIVGMGAVGYALRRRQRLETPQRQPANG from the coding sequence ATGAATCGCATCGTCAAAGCGACCTTCGCCGCGCTCACCTGTTTTGGAGCGGTCGTCGCTGCGCCAGCGTCTGCGGACACGATCGCCAACCCAGCGAACAGCTACGGCTCGCCCTATCTTTCCGGCAGCCTCACGGGAGGAAATCAGACCCAATATTTCGGCGAAACCTTCACCGCCCCGATCAGCGGCAACCTCACCGATTTCCAGTTCACGCTGAACACGTCTACGCTGCAATCGGTCTACGGCATCGTATTCGCCTGGGACGGGACCGGCCCCACGACAGAACTTTATCGCAGCGCGGTCCGCTCGGGAGCAGCGGGCCTATTCGACTTCGCCCCAACGGGTGTGTTGCTGACTCAGGGGAAGACCTATGTCGCTTTCCTCAGCACATTTGGGCTGACCGGCAATTCCGGTCTGGCCACGGTCGGATCGTGCCTTCCGTTCGTCGGGTGCGCTTCGAACTCGATCCCCAACCTCGGCACGCTGGTCATCGGCAACGTTCTCGGCGACGGACCCGTGTTCAACTCGCTGAGCTATCTGGATGCGACTTTTTCGGCGACCATCACCGCTGCAGCCGTTCCGGAGCCCGCGACTTGGGTATTGATGATCGTTGGGATGGGCGCGGTCGGCTACGCGTTGCGTCGCCGGCAGAGGCTTGAGACGCCCCAACGCCAACCGGCAAACGGCTAG
- a CDS encoding TonB-dependent siderophore receptor → MMFRLKAVGTAMILGQVALACPAWAGDVASDAATDMSDIIVTGRLPPNDAFAATKTLTPLAETPQSISVISSEQINTLGLQNLDQALRFVAGVTPEQRGASADVYDLFTLRGFAAPVFLDGLYYVYQTDGTGYAAAQADISRIDRVEVIKGPSSALYGRSGPGGLVVQNSKLPLDRDLYGAISGTYGSYDLYRADADLGGRFSDTALWRIYGSVNGGHDQQQYGTRARQTISAATTLGAGTATTLTLLANYSHDPRNGNYGVFPAVGTLFSNPAAGGKGISTNFYNGEPNDFFKRDQLSATALFKHDFGANWSFKASGRYQYVKSRLGIVYISGAAIDPTVAPSTVYSRGSYSTDESNNDWVYDTQLAGKFTTGPFEHDVLIGADRQVLHFDENAAFGTATSIDAYNPVYGTMPTPQTPDEVPGGFPSRTVTHQRQQGVSVQDQISWQGLRLTLSGRQDWARQDVNGTGAQNDQKFTYRVGALYKTALGIAPYVTYSTSFQPQAATLTDGSLAKPSLGRQIEGGVKYQVPGTDILLTGAYFDIEQTNVLTYDPVSFLAYQSGKVRSRGVEIEAKAPLPHGFSVDVAFSRQGVRILEDQDPQNVGHGPPTVGRGGTSAVLNWAPVAGPLKGLTLGGAVRHVDQVYAYGDNNSPSYTLVDALMRFDLGSFKDRFKGMTVAVNATNLFDKRYLTGCYVNYNWCWYGNRRTVQGTVSYKF, encoded by the coding sequence ATGATGTTCAGGTTGAAGGCGGTGGGAACCGCGATGATTTTGGGACAAGTCGCGTTGGCTTGTCCGGCGTGGGCCGGCGACGTGGCGAGCGACGCGGCAACCGACATGTCCGACATCATCGTTACCGGGCGTCTGCCCCCAAACGATGCCTTCGCCGCAACCAAGACGCTGACGCCGCTCGCCGAAACACCGCAGTCGATCAGCGTCATTTCGAGCGAGCAGATCAACACGCTCGGTCTGCAGAATCTCGATCAGGCGCTGCGCTTCGTCGCCGGGGTCACGCCCGAACAGCGCGGTGCCTCTGCCGACGTCTACGACCTCTTCACCCTGCGCGGGTTCGCTGCGCCGGTGTTCCTCGATGGGCTATATTATGTCTATCAGACCGATGGTACCGGCTATGCTGCCGCGCAGGCCGACATCTCGCGGATCGACCGTGTCGAGGTGATCAAGGGACCGTCGTCGGCGCTGTACGGCCGATCGGGTCCGGGCGGCCTCGTCGTCCAGAACAGCAAGCTGCCGCTCGACCGCGATCTCTACGGAGCGATTTCCGGCACTTATGGCAGCTATGATCTTTACCGGGCCGACGCCGATCTCGGCGGGCGGTTTTCCGACACCGCACTGTGGCGCATCTATGGCAGCGTCAACGGCGGGCACGACCAGCAGCAATATGGCACGCGGGCGCGCCAGACGATCTCCGCCGCGACGACGCTCGGCGCAGGCACGGCGACCACCCTCACCCTGCTCGCCAATTATTCGCACGATCCGCGCAACGGCAATTACGGCGTCTTTCCGGCGGTCGGCACGCTGTTCTCCAACCCCGCGGCCGGCGGCAAGGGCATTTCGACGAATTTCTACAACGGCGAACCGAACGATTTCTTCAAACGTGACCAGCTCAGCGCCACGGCCCTGTTCAAGCACGACTTCGGCGCGAACTGGTCGTTCAAGGCGTCCGGCCGCTATCAGTATGTCAAAAGCCGCCTCGGCATCGTCTACATCTCGGGTGCCGCAATCGACCCGACCGTCGCGCCGTCGACGGTCTATTCACGCGGCTCGTATTCGACCGACGAGAGTAATAACGACTGGGTTTACGATACCCAGCTGGCCGGCAAGTTCACGACCGGTCCGTTTGAGCATGATGTGCTGATCGGCGCGGACCGGCAGGTTCTCCATTTCGACGAAAATGCCGCGTTCGGCACGGCGACGTCGATCGACGCCTACAACCCGGTCTACGGCACGATGCCGACGCCGCAGACACCCGACGAAGTGCCCGGCGGTTTTCCCTCCAGGACGGTAACTCACCAGCGCCAGCAGGGGGTTTCCGTTCAGGACCAGATCTCGTGGCAGGGACTGCGGCTGACACTGAGCGGACGGCAGGACTGGGCGCGTCAGGATGTCAACGGCACAGGCGCGCAGAATGACCAGAAGTTCACCTACCGCGTCGGCGCATTGTACAAGACCGCGCTCGGCATCGCGCCGTACGTCACCTATTCGACGTCGTTCCAGCCGCAGGCGGCGACGCTTACCGACGGATCACTCGCGAAGCCATCGCTCGGCCGGCAGATCGAAGGCGGCGTGAAATATCAGGTGCCCGGCACCGACATCCTGCTCACCGGCGCGTATTTCGACATCGAACAGACCAATGTCCTGACCTACGATCCGGTGTCGTTCCTCGCCTATCAATCGGGCAAGGTCCGGTCGCGCGGCGTCGAGATCGAAGCCAAGGCGCCGCTGCCGCATGGTTTCTCCGTCGATGTCGCCTTCAGCCGGCAAGGCGTGCGGATCCTCGAGGATCAGGATCCCCAGAACGTCGGTCACGGCCCGCCGACCGTCGGCCGCGGCGGCACGTCGGCGGTCCTGAATTGGGCACCGGTGGCGGGACCGTTGAAGGGCTTGACGCTCGGCGGCGCAGTCCGTCACGTCGATCAGGTCTACGCCTATGGCGACAATAATTCGCCGTCTTACACACTGGTCGATGCATTGATGCGGTTCGACCTTGGCAGCTTCAAGGACCGCTTCAAGGGGATGACGGTCGCCGTCAACGCGACCAACCTGTTCGACAAACGCTATCTCACCGGTTGCTACGTCAATTATAATTGGTGCTGGTACGGCAATCGCCGCACGGTCCAGGGAACAGTCAGCTACAAGTTCTGA
- a CDS encoding PepSY-associated TM helix domain-containing protein, with translation MTAPVVAGGRLRQDAQRYVPTGRQFWVVAHRWAGLTIALFLIVAGTTGSLLTFREELTRATSRASARVALHRPGTLMLDGTIIAERVEAATGAKVTFVPLDREADRPLQLFVGARPGAPALDYDTVWANPYDGSIQFRARDGVLADGPENIMPFLYKVHHSLALGQWGTFALGCAALIWTLDCVVGFYLTLPARRPRSTAPGPGKGWGKKWSAAWRIKGASRGYRFHFDLHRAGGLWLWPLLLVFAWSSVGFNLPAVHRPVMAALGASPDVNPAPLAAPIADPPIGLSAAAARGRALIAAESGRHSFTVRRDGFLYYIPESATYLYSAWTSLDVSTKDASTQVWFSGIDGRLIRFVPPLGATTADAATIWFGMIHRAAIIGLPYRIFEAVLGLAVVALSFTGILIWMKKRSARVLHFGWQTRQRRPINAARSTVE, from the coding sequence GTGACAGCGCCGGTCGTCGCCGGGGGGCGGCTGCGCCAGGATGCACAGCGCTATGTGCCGACCGGCCGCCAGTTCTGGGTTGTCGCGCATCGCTGGGCTGGCTTGACGATCGCCCTATTCCTGATCGTCGCCGGCACGACGGGATCACTGCTGACGTTCCGTGAGGAGCTGACCCGCGCCACGAGCCGGGCGAGCGCCCGGGTTGCCCTGCATCGCCCCGGCACGCTGATGCTCGATGGGACGATCATCGCCGAGCGGGTGGAGGCGGCGACCGGCGCCAAGGTGACGTTCGTGCCGCTCGATCGCGAGGCCGATCGGCCGCTACAGCTTTTTGTCGGCGCACGTCCCGGTGCCCCCGCGCTCGACTACGACACGGTCTGGGCCAATCCTTACGACGGCAGCATCCAGTTCCGCGCGCGTGATGGCGTCCTCGCCGACGGGCCGGAGAACATCATGCCGTTCCTCTATAAGGTCCACCACAGCCTCGCGCTCGGCCAATGGGGCACGTTCGCGCTGGGGTGCGCGGCGTTGATCTGGACGCTCGATTGTGTCGTCGGCTTCTACCTGACGCTACCCGCCCGGCGCCCCCGCTCCACCGCTCCCGGTCCGGGCAAGGGCTGGGGGAAGAAATGGAGCGCGGCATGGCGGATCAAGGGAGCATCGCGCGGCTACCGGTTCCATTTCGACCTGCACCGGGCCGGAGGATTGTGGCTTTGGCCGTTGCTCCTCGTGTTCGCGTGGTCGAGCGTCGGGTTCAACCTGCCGGCGGTCCATCGACCGGTTATGGCGGCACTCGGCGCGTCGCCCGACGTAAATCCCGCGCCGCTGGCGGCTCCGATCGCCGACCCGCCGATCGGCCTCTCTGCCGCAGCGGCGCGCGGTCGCGCGCTGATCGCCGCCGAGTCCGGACGGCACAGCTTCACTGTGCGCCGCGACGGGTTCCTTTATTATATCCCGGAATCAGCCACCTACCTCTATTCGGCATGGACCAGCCTCGACGTGTCGACGAAGGACGCATCGACCCAAGTCTGGTTCAGCGGTATCGACGGTCGGCTCATCCGATTCGTGCCGCCGCTCGGCGCGACGACGGCGGACGCCGCGACGATCTGGTTCGGTATGATCCACCGCGCCGCGATTATCGGGCTGCCGTATCGCATCTTCGAGGCCGTGCTCGGCCTCGCCGTGGTCGCGCTCAGTTTCACCGGCATCCTGATCTGGATGAAGAAGCGGTCTGCGCGCGTGCTTCACTTCGGATGGCAGACGCGCCAGAGGCGACCGATCAACGCTGCTCGATCGACAGTTGAGTAA
- a CDS encoding TonB-dependent receptor codes for MRLSVTCLKFLASGCLIAASAPLLAQSSQPVAGFVADIIVTAPGGRDYNDDALMVTSTDLARAGHADLLGGLARSLPGLSLSEAQSNPYQPNLVYRGFVASPLQGNAQGLAVYLDGGRFNQPFGDTVNFDLLPEVAIDSVSIRDASPVYGLNALGGAIIVATKTGRTAPGFAMSGAGGRYDRANGSVEAGWNDGPYSAYVALEGNHDGGWRRHSPSTLYNGYADLGFDGEHAGIHLKLVGADSDLTGNGSAPVELLAADRRAVFTYPDNTRNQYGRVSLHPWVKLSSTIRIEASLYLQHLRQRTVNGDAADVEGCDDAAGQLCLEDTAGNQNPLIGANGAAVADTLDGAYGVLNRSTTRTTSAGALVQLVDTRALLGGNNELTIGFSHDRSRTSFESATELGALTQDRSVEGLGTIIDQPDGSIAPVALLARTRYTGVFLSDRLPLLPGLTAEIGVRWNVAEVALDDQLGTALNGRHSFHRVNPGVELAYQIVPAIAVRAGYAETNRAPTPAELSCADPAAPCSLTNFFVGDPPLKQVVAKTWEAGASGKFDAGPWQLSWLVSTYRGVNHDDIQFIAADTRGRAYFQNIGQTRRQGVDASLTAKQGPWTVHAGYALTDATFRTALLLNSPDNPSADDDGQIQVRRGDRLPGIPQHRGLVSVDFTGRKFTLGGDVQAQSGQYLSGDEANLQPTTGAFALLNLRGSVAVLGPVSVFGELTNVFDKRYASFGTFSETSQVALAEAPGATNPRSLGPGAPRRWLAGIRTRF; via the coding sequence ATGAGGCTCTCCGTGACGTGCCTCAAGTTTCTCGCATCCGGCTGCCTGATCGCCGCCTCGGCACCGCTGCTGGCGCAGTCATCGCAGCCTGTGGCTGGTTTTGTCGCAGACATTATCGTCACCGCCCCCGGCGGCCGCGACTATAACGATGACGCATTGATGGTGACGTCGACCGACCTGGCGCGCGCCGGGCATGCCGACTTGCTCGGCGGATTGGCGCGATCGCTGCCGGGCCTGTCGCTGTCAGAGGCGCAGAGCAACCCGTACCAACCAAACCTTGTCTATCGCGGCTTCGTCGCCTCGCCGCTGCAGGGCAATGCGCAAGGCCTCGCGGTCTACCTCGACGGCGGGCGCTTCAACCAGCCGTTCGGCGATACCGTCAACTTCGACCTCCTCCCCGAAGTCGCGATCGACAGCGTGTCGATCCGCGATGCCAGCCCTGTCTATGGCCTGAACGCGCTCGGCGGCGCGATCATCGTCGCCACGAAGACCGGGCGGACGGCGCCGGGGTTCGCCATGTCCGGAGCGGGCGGGCGCTATGACCGTGCCAACGGCTCGGTCGAGGCCGGCTGGAATGACGGACCGTACAGCGCCTATGTCGCGCTCGAGGGAAATCATGACGGCGGATGGCGGCGGCACTCGCCCTCGACGCTATACAATGGCTACGCCGACCTCGGCTTCGACGGCGAGCACGCCGGCATCCACCTTAAGCTCGTCGGCGCCGACAGCGACCTGACCGGCAACGGGTCGGCCCCGGTCGAACTGCTTGCCGCCGACCGACGTGCAGTGTTCACCTACCCCGATAACACCCGCAACCAATATGGCCGGGTGAGCCTGCATCCGTGGGTAAAGCTGTCGTCGACCATCCGCATCGAGGCGAGCCTGTACCTCCAGCATCTGCGTCAGCGCACCGTCAACGGTGATGCCGCCGATGTCGAAGGCTGTGACGACGCGGCCGGGCAGCTGTGCCTCGAGGATACCGCGGGCAACCAGAACCCGTTGATCGGCGCGAACGGTGCCGCGGTGGCCGACACCCTCGATGGTGCCTATGGCGTCCTCAATCGCAGCACGACCCGGACGACGTCCGCGGGTGCGCTGGTCCAGCTCGTCGACACGCGCGCTTTGCTCGGCGGCAACAACGAACTGACGATCGGCTTCAGCCACGACCGCAGCCGGACCAGCTTCGAGTCGGCGACCGAGCTCGGCGCGCTGACCCAGGACCGCAGCGTCGAGGGGCTCGGCACGATCATCGACCAGCCCGACGGCTCGATTGCTCCGGTCGCGCTGCTGGCACGAACGCGCTACACCGGGGTGTTCCTGTCCGACCGGCTGCCGCTGTTGCCCGGCCTTACTGCCGAGATCGGCGTGCGCTGGAACGTTGCCGAGGTCGCACTCGACGACCAGCTCGGCACGGCGCTGAACGGCCGGCACAGCTTCCACCGCGTCAATCCCGGCGTCGAGCTCGCGTACCAGATCGTGCCGGCGATTGCCGTGCGCGCCGGCTATGCCGAGACCAACCGCGCACCGACGCCTGCCGAGCTGTCATGCGCCGATCCCGCCGCGCCGTGCAGCCTCACCAACTTCTTCGTCGGCGACCCGCCGCTGAAGCAGGTCGTCGCCAAGACCTGGGAAGCCGGCGCGTCGGGCAAGTTCGATGCCGGTCCCTGGCAGCTGAGCTGGCTGGTGTCGACGTACCGCGGCGTCAATCATGACGACATCCAATTCATCGCCGCCGACACGCGCGGCCGGGCCTATTTCCAGAACATCGGGCAGACCCGGCGGCAGGGCGTCGACGCCAGCCTGACCGCGAAACAAGGTCCCTGGACCGTTCACGCCGGCTATGCCCTGACCGACGCGACCTTCCGCACCGCGCTGCTGCTCAACAGTCCCGACAACCCGTCGGCCGACGATGATGGACAGATTCAAGTCCGCCGCGGCGACCGCTTGCCCGGCATCCCGCAGCATCGCGGGCTCGTGTCGGTTGACTTCACCGGGCGCAAATTCACCCTTGGTGGCGATGTGCAGGCGCAAAGCGGTCAGTATCTGAGCGGCGATGAAGCAAATCTCCAACCCACCACCGGAGCATTTGCGTTGCTCAACCTGCGCGGCAGCGTTGCCGTACTCGGACCCGTCTCGGTGTTCGGCGAGCTGACCAACGTCTTCGACAAGCGCTACGCGAGCTTCGGGACCTTCTCCGAGACCAGCCAGGTCGCGCTCGCCGAGGCGCCCGGGGCGACCAACCCCCGCAGTCTCGGACCAGGCGCACCGCGCCGCTGGCTCGCCGGGATACGGACGCGCTTCTAG
- a CDS encoding Na+/H+ antiporter translates to MLSILAFGAVLLAVTALADAGSGRLGVPQSIVLVLTGAAISIIPGLKPVTIKPDFVMLVLLPPLLYSAGVGMSWRGFRDNLRPILLLAIGCVLFTASAVAAACHFLLGMNWAVGFVLGAVVAPPDAVAPMAIARRLHMPQRLLTILEGEGLVNDATALILFAFAVGAVTSGGVSVSTALASFAAIVVGELAWGLAVAWTTLRIRRWAKSPQSEIILALLTPFLAFWPPHALGGSGVLAAVAAGLFVSWNGPRLIASATRLQGYFVWGLVTHAIEGLLFMLIGLQAKALASGLSGGGWQRLAEAAVVVTVVVVVVRFIWVFPATYLPRLIPAVGRRDPNPRWQMPFLIGFTGIRGVVSLAAALAIPRQIGDVPFPERDLILFVTFVVIMVTLIGQGALLPPVIKALGLADEGRREAADAKKAEVTARLAAIDAVLAEIDHLDATGEDPAAIEALRRRHGDRRKEYAGTADDAVEGSPVAVDARLQARLIEAERDAIAIAYRDDAITDDARRRIERELDLEDARNLHALESATGDRLADPESEVEG, encoded by the coding sequence ATGCTGTCCATCCTTGCCTTTGGAGCGGTGCTGCTCGCGGTGACGGCGCTCGCCGACGCCGGGTCGGGGCGGCTTGGCGTTCCGCAGTCGATCGTGCTCGTGCTGACCGGCGCGGCGATCAGTATAATTCCGGGGCTGAAGCCGGTCACGATCAAGCCCGACTTCGTCATGCTCGTGCTCCTGCCGCCGCTGCTCTATAGCGCTGGGGTCGGCATGAGCTGGCGCGGGTTCCGCGATAACCTCCGGCCGATCCTGCTTCTCGCCATCGGCTGCGTCCTGTTCACCGCGTCCGCCGTCGCCGCGGCGTGTCACTTCCTGCTCGGCATGAACTGGGCGGTCGGCTTCGTCCTCGGTGCCGTCGTTGCGCCGCCCGACGCGGTCGCACCGATGGCGATCGCGCGGCGGCTGCACATGCCGCAGCGGCTGCTGACGATTCTCGAGGGTGAAGGGCTGGTCAACGACGCCACGGCGCTAATCCTGTTTGCCTTCGCGGTCGGCGCGGTCACGAGCGGCGGCGTCTCGGTGTCGACGGCCTTGGCCTCCTTCGCCGCGATCGTCGTCGGCGAACTGGCGTGGGGGCTTGCCGTCGCCTGGACCACGCTGCGCATCCGCCGCTGGGCGAAGAGCCCGCAGTCGGAGATCATCCTCGCCCTGCTCACGCCGTTCCTCGCCTTCTGGCCACCGCATGCGCTCGGCGGGTCGGGCGTGCTCGCTGCGGTCGCCGCCGGACTGTTCGTCAGCTGGAACGGCCCGCGGCTGATCGCCTCGGCAACGCGACTCCAGGGCTATTTCGTCTGGGGACTGGTCACCCACGCGATCGAGGGTCTGCTCTTCATGCTCATCGGTCTGCAGGCCAAGGCGCTCGCGAGCGGGCTATCGGGCGGAGGGTGGCAACGGCTGGCCGAGGCGGCGGTGGTCGTCACGGTGGTGGTCGTGGTCGTCCGCTTCATCTGGGTTTTCCCGGCGACATATCTGCCACGGTTGATCCCGGCCGTCGGCCGTCGCGATCCGAATCCGCGCTGGCAGATGCCATTCCTGATCGGCTTCACCGGCATCCGCGGCGTCGTCTCGCTCGCCGCCGCGCTCGCCATCCCTCGGCAGATCGGCGACGTGCCGTTTCCCGAGCGTGACCTCATCCTGTTCGTGACCTTCGTCGTGATCATGGTGACGCTGATCGGGCAGGGTGCGCTGCTGCCGCCGGTGATCAAAGCCTTAGGGCTGGCCGATGAGGGCAGGCGCGAGGCCGCCGACGCCAAGAAGGCCGAGGTCACGGCGCGACTGGCGGCGATCGATGCGGTCCTCGCCGAGATCGATCACCTCGATGCCACCGGCGAAGACCCGGCGGCGATCGAGGCGCTACGCCGCCGCCACGGCGACCGGCGCAAGGAATATGCCGGCACTGCCGACGACGCGGTCGAAGGCAGCCCGGTCGCGGTCGATGCGCGACTCCAGGCCAGACTGATCGAGGCCGAGCGTGACGCGATCGCCATCGCCTACCGCGACGATGCGATTACCGACGACGCCCGCCGCCGCATCGAGCGCGAGCTCGACCTCGAGGATGCGCGCAACCTGCACGCGCTCGAGAGCGCGACCGGGGATCGTCTCGCCGACCCCGAGTCCGAGGTCGAGGGCTAG
- a CDS encoding NAD(P)H-dependent flavin oxidoreductase produces the protein MSIPAALSRRLSIPVIASPLFIISNPDLVIAQCKAGVIGSFPSLNARPLAQFEEWLVRLNAEIGPDDAPYAVNLIVHKSNDRLMDDLALCVKYKVPVIITSLGARVDVNEAIHSYGGIVMHDVINDRFAHKAIEKGADGLIAVAAGAGGHAGTTSPFALIQEIRKWFDGPLALSGSIASGASVLAATAMGADFAYIGSAFIATTEARADERYKQMIVDSSASDIVYSSLFTGVSGNYLKPSITLAGMDPDHLPEGDVSTMDFGSGAAPKAWKEIWGCGQGIGAIDAVMPAAAFIAKLRREYDSARGRIGIAPLRAVAA, from the coding sequence ATGTCGATCCCCGCCGCCCTCAGCCGCCGCCTGTCGATCCCGGTGATTGCGTCGCCGCTATTCATCATCTCGAACCCCGACCTCGTCATCGCGCAGTGCAAGGCGGGCGTCATCGGCAGTTTCCCGAGCCTTAACGCGCGCCCGCTCGCGCAGTTCGAGGAGTGGCTTGTCCGATTGAACGCTGAGATTGGCCCCGACGACGCGCCGTATGCGGTCAACCTGATCGTCCACAAGTCGAACGACCGGCTGATGGACGACCTCGCTTTGTGCGTGAAGTACAAGGTCCCGGTGATCATCACGTCGCTCGGCGCGCGGGTCGACGTCAACGAAGCGATTCATTCGTACGGCGGCATCGTCATGCACGACGTCATCAACGACCGCTTCGCCCACAAGGCGATCGAGAAGGGCGCCGACGGCCTGATCGCGGTCGCCGCCGGGGCGGGCGGCCATGCCGGCACGACCTCGCCGTTCGCGCTCATCCAGGAAATCCGCAAGTGGTTCGACGGCCCGCTCGCGCTGTCGGGGTCGATCGCCAGCGGCGCGTCGGTGCTTGCGGCGACCGCGATGGGAGCCGACTTCGCCTATATCGGCTCGGCGTTCATCGCCACGACCGAGGCGCGCGCCGACGAGCGCTACAAGCAGATGATCGTCGACAGTTCGGCATCCGACATCGTCTATTCGAGCCTGTTCACCGGGGTCAGTGGCAACTACCTCAAGCCGTCGATCACGCTTGCCGGAATGGACCCCGACCACCTTCCCGAGGGCGACGTCTCGACGATGGACTTCGGCAGCGGCGCCGCGCCCAAGGCGTGGAAGGAAATCTGGGGCTGCGGCCAAGGGATCGGCGCGATCGATGCCGTTATGCCAGCGGCGGCGTTCATCGCGAAGCTGCGCCGCGAGTATGATAGCGCCCGCGGCCGGATCGGGATCGCGCCGTTGCGAGCGGTGGCGGCGTAG
- a CDS encoding DUF3775 domain-containing protein, whose product MELTIPLETVCRVILRAREFEALVPDTDPDDGSNPTDDGAADEIEDDGDNPTEEELRAIIDDLADDEKAELVALALVGRGTYDASEWSDAMDDASEEVDDAADFLLDLPMLAAYLEGGLAAFDLSCDGLGQVV is encoded by the coding sequence ATGGAACTGACTATCCCGCTCGAGACCGTCTGCCGCGTCATCCTGCGCGCCCGCGAGTTCGAGGCGCTGGTGCCCGACACCGATCCCGACGACGGCTCGAACCCGACCGATGACGGCGCCGCCGACGAGATCGAGGACGACGGCGACAACCCGACCGAGGAGGAGCTGCGCGCGATCATCGACGACCTCGCCGACGACGAGAAGGCCGAGCTCGTTGCCCTCGCGCTGGTCGGCCGCGGGACGTACGATGCGAGCGAGTGGTCCGACGCGATGGACGACGCCAGCGAGGAGGTCGACGACGCTGCGGACTTCCTGCTCGATCTGCCGATGCTTGCGGCGTACCTCGAAGGCGGCCTCGCCGCGTTCGACCTGTCGTGCGACGGGCTTGGGCAGGTCGTCTGA